Within Psychrobacter sp. DAB_AL43B, the genomic segment ATGGATGGACTACAAGCGACCCAAGCTATTCGAGCGCAAGGCGATGACATTCCTATCGTTGCACTCACTGCAAACAATACTGAAGAAGACCGTGCTGCATGTTTAGCAGTGGGAATGGACGAGTTTTTATCTAAACCGATTAATAAAAATAAGCTTCAAGAAGTCTTAGAGATCCTTATTAAAACTTAATAAGTCTCTAAAACCCATGATTGATATCAGTGAAGATATGGTTGTGATTACTGCGACCAAAGCCCAATAGAGGCTTCGAAAACATTATTCTATTAACACTCTATTTTTTGAACTGAATTAACTAGACATGACTCACTTCATAAAGCCATTGTCTGCTAAGAAAGCTTCGGTAATAGCGCTTTGCGGACTGCTGGTGTTGTTCGTGTCTGTGTGTGACTTAGTTAACAAACGTTCTAAATAGCGAGCCACGATATCCACCTCCACATTGACCTTGTCTCCTACTAACCAATGCTGCGATATATTCGTGATTTGAGCGGTATGCGGAATGATATTAAGAGAGACGATATTGTCACGTACTAAATTGGTGGTGAGACTGATGCCATCAAGAGTAATTGAGCCTTTAGTCGCCGTATAGTGCGCCAACTCCTGTGGTATCTCGATTTCTATATAAATAGAGCGCGCATCCTTTTGTAGTTTACTGACCACCCCTACACCATCGACATGACCGGCCACAATATGACCGCCAAAACGTGTGGTCGGAAGCATGGCCTTTTCTAAATTCACAATATGACCTGGCTTCAAATCTTCTAAAGCGGTACGAGCAATAGTTTCACGTGAAACATCCACAGCGTAATAATCACTACCAAAATCCACAACGGTCAGACAAATACCATTAGAAGCAATAGAGTCTCCCAATTTCACGTCGCTGAAATCTAATCCAGCAGACTCTATCGTTAAGCGGATATCGCCACCTATGGGTTGCATAGATTTAACTTTTCCGACACTTTCTATGATTCCAGTAAACATATTGACCTCTTGTCATTATTGTATAGTCGATCCACTATAAAAAAAATACAGTGCTACTGGGATAAGTATTGTGCAGCCTCTGTCTGCGCAGGCACAGCAAGCAAGGAAAACTTATATCAGTAGCGCGTTATAATATTTGTGCTTATTTTATTTAGGACTGACTATATTGTCATTGTAGGCGGTATTTTTAATTTGAGCACATTAGTAATATTAAGCATCTAGCATACAACTAAAATAATAGTGTGAGTCACGACATAAGCTCTGCTAAGACTAATGATGGGATAAACTGTGGATAAGTAAAGATAAATCTTTATACATTGGTATAAAAACCTTTATTTTTAAAGAGTTATCCACAATAGGGCTGTTTCTTAATATCTATTTTGAATACTATTAACTTAAAACTAAAGTACTGATTAATAACGGATTATGTAATAAAAATAGTGGTAATCATAACTAATCTGTTTCATGTGAAACAAAGTTATACACAGTTCCATGTGAAACCAGTATTAAAAACTTATATTTATCCACACCTAAAGATTTTATATAGTTTTTTGTGGATAAGTCATTGAAAAATAAAAAGCTTTATGACGGCAGCAAGGTAAGCTTAAGATCACTACCAAGCTGTTCATGAGTATGAATATCAAAGCGTAGCTGCTGCGCTAAAGACAACGGATTGATATCAACCATAGATCGTGCTTGTTGACCTAACAGGCACGGCGCTTGATAAACAACCAGCTCATCTACCAGCTGTTGTTGCAAGAAACTGCCAGCAACGCTAGCGCCCGATTCTATCAATACGTCATAACGCTGGTACTCACTGACCAAAACCTTTAACAATTCACTCAAGTCATCTTTACGCCAATAAAGTGTGTCGGTACGACGGCATAACTGATAGTCAGAGTGTAAATGATGCTCTAACCGTTCTCGCCTATCAAGCACCACCACCATAGGGTTCGGAACTTGCTCAGGCGTTACACCTAATTGGCTAGAGCGTACGTTTAATTGTGGGTTATCGACGATAACCGTTTCGCTACCAGTAATAATAGCGCCACTCTGCGCTCGCAGCTTTTGGACATCTTCGCGTGCTGCTGGACCAGTAATCCACTTGGATTCCCCATTTGCCATGGCTGTACGGCCGTCGAGACTGGTGGCAATCTTCAGTCTCACATACGGCATTTGGGTACGCATCGCCTTCAGGAACCCTTTGTTCAAAGCCTCTGCCTGTGTCGTTAGCACGCCTACAGTGACCTCAATGCCCGCTTGCTCTAACAATGTAACACCGCGACCCGCAACTTGTGGGTTTGGATCTAGACCCGCGACGACGACACGTTTCACACCAGCTTCAACGAGAGCCTGCGCACAAGGCGGCGTACGCCCTGTATGACTACAAGGCTCCAAAGTCACATAAGCAGTAGCCCCCACGGCTCGCGCACCTGCATCTTTTAGCGCAAAAACCTCAGCATGTGGCTCTCCAGCTTTAGGATGAAATCCTTGACCGACCACTTCTTCTGCTTGGACAAGCACACACCCTACCGCAGGATTTGGTCTTGTGGTATACAAACCACACTTTGCCTGTTCAATGGCAAGCATCATAAAGTAGCGGTCTTTTGCATATTGCGAGTGGCTTAAGTTTGGCATAAGGGTGGACTTAATAAATAATTGGTCGTGACTATTGAGAGGCTTATTTTATAAAATAAGCATAGTAAGCTTGAAAAAAACCTAAGTAAGAAAGATTACATGCTTTATTTATCAATGGGGCGAATGTTGGCAATTTCTTGATGAAAAGCATCGATATCCTGAAAGTCACGATAAACACTGGCAAAGCGTACATAAGCGACATCGTCCAGTGTTTTAAGCTCGCTCATGATAATTTCACCTAAGACTTTACTGCTAACCTCACGCTCACCCATTTGCCGTATACGCTTTTCAATACGGCTAATCATTCCCTCTTGCTCATCGATGGTAATAGGGCGTTTTTGCAGTGGTAATAAAATCGAGCGCCGCAGCTTGTCATTATCATAAGGTTCAATCTTACCGCTTGATTTGATGATACGCGGCATCACCACTTCGACTACCTCAAAGGTAGTAAAGCGTTCTTGACAGCTATTACATGAGCGGCGGCGACGTACTTGCGCACCTTCAGCTGCAAGCCGTGAGTCGATTACTTTTGTCTCTGACGCATTACAATAAGGGCAATGCATACGGCTTTCCTTGTCTTAATATTAAGCACAATAAGAGATACTAATGACTTTAAATGTTTGTAGGTAAAGACTTATCAATGGAACTCATCTTTTAATAACAAACCATCAAATTACTTACCAATACAAAAGCTGCCAAAAATCTTACCTAATAAATCGTCTGCGCTGAATTCACCAGTAATCTCAGCCAAACTTTGCTGGGCTTGGCGCAAGCTTTCAGCAACTAACTCGCCCGCTTTAAAAACCGTTAACTGCTCATGAGCTTCTGCTAAATGCTCAGCGGTTCTTCTTAAGGCATCTAAATGCCTTGTACGAGCGATTAAGCTATTTTCTGGTGGATGGAAACCTACTTTAGCACACAAGGTCTCGACTAAGTCATCAATACCAGCACCTGTTTCACATGAAACATTGACTTGTTGGTAACCTCGGCTAGTAATTTCTAATTGAGAAGCAGAAGTCATTTTTTCACTGCTACCATCGTTTGACAAACCACTTAATAAATCGCTTTTATTAGCAATGATTAATAAGCGCTTGGCTTCTGGCAACTCACCAAACAGCTGCTCAGCCAACTGTAATGGTGTACTCTCTTCTTCAAGGTCACGGGTGACGTCATAAACCAAGAGCAATATATCAGCTTGGGTAATCGCCGTACGCGCACGCTCGATACCGATGCGTTCTACCGTATCTTCCGTATCGCGCAAGCCTGCCGTATCAGTTAAATGTAGCGTCAAACCATTGAGCACCACAGTTTCATGCAGGGTATCGCGCGTCGTACCCGCCACCTCAGTGACGATAGCGCGCTCTTGACCTGCCAGACGATTAAGTAAGCTTGATTTACCGGCATTCGGTCTGCCTGCCAGTACCACATGAATACCATCACGCAATAACTGTCCTTGCTTTGCCGTTGCCAATACGTGCTGTATTTTTTCTTGTGTCTGCTCAAGCTTATCTTGTATAACCCCATCGGATAAAAAATCAACATC encodes:
- a CDS encoding riboflavin synthase, coding for MFTGIIESVGKVKSMQPIGGDIRLTIESAGLDFSDVKLGDSIASNGICLTVVDFGSDYYAVDVSRETIARTALEDLKPGHIVNLEKAMLPTTRFGGHIVAGHVDGVGVVSKLQKDARSIYIEIEIPQELAHYTATKGSITLDGISLTTNLVRDNIVSLNIIPHTAQITNISQHWLVGDKVNVEVDIVARYLERLLTKSHTDTNNTSSPQSAITEAFLADNGFMK
- the ribD gene encoding bifunctional diaminohydroxyphosphoribosylaminopyrimidine deaminase/5-amino-6-(5-phosphoribosylamino)uracil reductase RibD, with amino-acid sequence MPNLSHSQYAKDRYFMMLAIEQAKCGLYTTRPNPAVGCVLVQAEEVVGQGFHPKAGEPHAEVFALKDAGARAVGATAYVTLEPCSHTGRTPPCAQALVEAGVKRVVVAGLDPNPQVAGRGVTLLEQAGIEVTVGVLTTQAEALNKGFLKAMRTQMPYVRLKIATSLDGRTAMANGESKWITGPAAREDVQKLRAQSGAIITGSETVIVDNPQLNVRSSQLGVTPEQVPNPMVVVLDRRERLEHHLHSDYQLCRRTDTLYWRKDDLSELLKVLVSEYQRYDVLIESGASVAGSFLQQQLVDELVVYQAPCLLGQQARSMVDINPLSLAQQLRFDIHTHEQLGSDLKLTLLPS
- the nrdR gene encoding transcriptional regulator NrdR, with the translated sequence MHCPYCNASETKVIDSRLAAEGAQVRRRRSCNSCQERFTTFEVVEVVMPRIIKSSGKIEPYDNDKLRRSILLPLQKRPITIDEQEGMISRIEKRIRQMGEREVSSKVLGEIIMSELKTLDDVAYVRFASVYRDFQDIDAFHQEIANIRPIDK
- the mnmE gene encoding tRNA uridine-5-carboxymethylaminomethyl(34) synthesis GTPase MnmE, whose translation is MALAAPDSSKDSDLSSLPTIAAIATPLGRGGVGVIRLSGARAYTIACELTGKSAFKPRMASFCRFYQADGTVIDEGLVLYFKGPHSFTGEDVVELQGHGGMILQNQLLARAFELGAKQANAGEFSYRAFDNDKLDLVQAEAIADAIDATSAAAASSAIRSLSGEFSQKINQLLEQLIHLRLHVEAAIDFPDEEDVDFLSDGVIQDKLEQTQEKIQHVLATAKQGQLLRDGIHVVLAGRPNAGKSSLLNRLAGQERAIVTEVAGTTRDTLHETVVLNGLTLHLTDTAGLRDTEDTVERIGIERARTAITQADILLLVYDVTRDLEEESTPLQLAEQLFGELPEAKRLLIIANKSDLLSGLSNDGSSEKMTSASQLEITSRGYQQVNVSCETGAGIDDLVETLCAKVGFHPPENSLIARTRHLDALRRTAEHLAEAHEQLTVFKAGELVAESLRQAQQSLAEITGEFSADDLLGKIFGSFCIGK